One Malus domestica chromosome 11, GDT2T_hap1 genomic region harbors:
- the LOC103429895 gene encoding (R)-mandelonitrile lyase 2-like produces the protein MEKSTTAAILLVFYIFVLCPQPGIHSLAPPSDVRDFSYLKFVRNATDLPLQEEYDYIVVGGGTAGCPLATTLSANYSVLLLERGDIPTTYPSVSTVEGILENFMLEDDGTTPLQRFVSEDGVANVRGRILGGTSMVSGGAYSRADSEFYKKSGIKLDMNLVNKSYEWVEDTIVFRPNVSQWQSVVKDALLEAGVRPDNGFTLDSVEGTKISGALFDNRGRRYGAVELLNKGHPKNLRVAIHATVERIIFSSKASDPSAKGIIYNDSNGRSHWASIRGKGEVILSAGAIGSPQLLLLSGVGPKSYLTSLKIPVVHPQPYVGKFMRDNPRSNIIILPPSPIVPTYSQIAGFTSDFDIESISGTPYSSQAYSIFPNPTIPVTINSSFGFFMVKVRGPILSHGSLKLQSSYDAKVAPNVKFNYFAKEGDLSQCVSAMGKMRDLLKTNALKPFKTRDLPGLEGFNLFKPSLPMNQSDDASFCRDTVATHWHYHGGCSAGKVVDGDLRVTGIKALRVVDGSIFNSSPGTNPQATLMMLGRYVGLRILEERSASKGR, from the exons ATGGAGAAATCAACAACTGCTGCTATATTATTGGTCTTTTACATTTTTGTCTTGTGTCCTCAACCAGGGATTCATTCACTTGCTCCTCCATCTGACGTTCGTG ATTTTAGCTACTTGAAATTTGTACGTAACGCAACTGATCTACCATTACAAGAAGAATATGACTACATTGTAGTTGGAGGAGGCACGGCAGGGTGCCCATTGGCAACAACTTTATCTGCAAACTACTCGGTGCTCCTTCTAGAAAGGGGCGATATTCCAACAACATATCCAAGTGTGTCGACTGTCGAAGGGATTCTTGAAAATTTCATGCTAGAAGATGACGGTACGACGCCGCTCCAGAGGTTCGTATCAGAAGATGGTGTAGCTAATGTAAGAGGACGTATCCTAGGCGGGACAAGTATGGTCAGTGGTGGTGCATACTCAAGAGCCGACAGTGAATTCTACAAGAAATCAGGAATTAAATTGGACATGAACTTAGTCAATAAGTCATATGAATGGGTTGAAGACACTATCGTATTCCGTCCGAATGTATCACAGTGGCAATCTGTTGTGAAAGATGCATTGTTAGAAGCTGGTGTTCGTCCAGACAATGGATTCACTTTGGATAGCGTTGAGGGAACTAAAATCTCGGGTGCGTTGTTTGATAATCGTGGAAGAAGATATGGAGCTGTGGAACTGCTAAATAAAGGACATCCGAAAAACCTGAGAGTTGCAATTCATGCCACTGTAGAGAGGATCATTTTCTCTTCCAAAGCATCAG ATCCGTCAGCTAAAGGAATCATATACAATGACTCAAACGGGAGGTCTCACTGGGCATCGATACGTGGTAAGGGTGAGGTTATATTGAGTGCAGGGGCAATTGGGAGTCCTCAGCTTCTACTACTTAGTGGTGTTGGCCCAAAGTCCTACCTTACATCTCTTAAAATCCCAGTTGTTCACCCACAACCTTACGTTGGAAAGTTTATGCGTGACAATCCTCGTAGTAACATTATCATTTTGCCCCCATCTCCAATAGTACCTACTTATTCTCAGATTGCTGGTTTCACAAGTGATTTCGATATAGAGTCTATCTCTGGCACGCCATATTCTAGTCAGGCCTATAGTATTTTCCCTAATCCAACTATTCCCGTGACGATAAATTCAAGTTTCGGGTTCTTTATGGTCAAAGTTAGAGGACCCATATTGTCCCATGGTTCTCTTAAACTGCAATCATCGTATGATGCCAAAGTAGCCCCAAATGTCAAATTCAACTACTTTGCAAAAGAGGGGGACCTTTCTCAATGTGTTAGTGCCATGGGGAAGATGCGTGATCTATTAAAAACAAACGCATTGAAACCGTTTAAGACTCGAGATTTGCCAGGTCTAGAAGGTTTTAACCTTTTTAAACCATCTTTACCAATGAACCAGTCGGATGATGCATCTTTTTGTCGAGATACGGTAGCCACACATTGGCATTACCATGGTGGATGCTCCGCCGGAAAGGTAGTTGATGGAGATCTCCGGGTCACGGGGATCAAGGCATTACGTGTTGTTGATGGATCTATATTCAATTCATCACCAGGGACCAATCCTCAGGCCACTCTTATGATGTTAGGCAG GTATGTTGGCCTTCGAATACTGGAAGAAAGATCAGCTAGCAAGGGGCGTTGA